In the genome of Planctomycetota bacterium, the window TCAATGCCGGCAACCTGCAATGGGGCCTCAAGATGCACGATGACCTCATCGATGCGACCGACTGGGCGATCAATGAAGGCATCGCGATTGCCGACGAGGTCGCGATCATGGGCGGCTCCTATGGCGGCTATGCGACGCTCGCTGGGCTGACCTTCACGCCTGAGAAGTTTGCCTGCGGGGTCGATATCGTAGGCCCGTCGAACCTCGAAACGCTGCTCGGGACGATTCCGCCCTATTGGGAGCCGCTGGTGAAGATCTTCCATGAACGCATGGGCGATCCCAACACCGAGGAAGGCCTCGCGCTGCTCAAGGCGGCAAGCCCGCTCTACAAGGCCGACCAGATCGTGAAACCGCTGCTCATTGCGCAGGGCGCTAACGATCCGCGCGTCAAGCAGGCCGAGAGCGACCAGATCGTCAATGCGATGAAGGAAGCCGGCATTCCGGTAACCTACGTGCTTTATCCCGATGAAGGCCACGGCTTCGCCAAGCCCACCAATTCGATCGCCTTCTTCGCGATTGCCGAGAACTTCCTGTCTGAATGCCTTGGCGGGCGTGCCGAGC includes:
- a CDS encoding prolyl oligopeptidase family serine peptidase translates to NAGNLQWGLKMHDDLIDATDWAINEGIAIADEVAIMGGSYGGYATLAGLTFTPEKFACGVDIVGPSNLETLLGTIPPYWEPLVKIFHERMGDPNTEEGLALLKAASPLYKADQIVKPLLIAQGANDPRVKQAESDQIVNAMKEAGIPVTYVLYPDEGHGFAKPTNSIAFFAIAENFLSECLGGRAE